The following coding sequences are from one Rutidosis leptorrhynchoides isolate AG116_Rl617_1_P2 chromosome 11, CSIRO_AGI_Rlap_v1, whole genome shotgun sequence window:
- the LOC139874821 gene encoding probable dolichyl-diphosphooligosaccharide--protein glycosyltransferase subunit 3B, producing the protein MAISVTPKHTLIPLILQLLIFLSPPSATATADVTSDLISLRSHSSSGIIHLHEPILNRIIELEARSFYLIIFFDAIQLHNQPESNLKSIKSEFALISNSFIINNKNTSFVIKLFFCEIEFSESEKLFLKFGVNALPNIRIVPPNVHDLKSESIQFNVGDYSDLADAMVTFIESKVDLSIGRIHRPPTLSKTHLGFIIGVILLRTPFMIKKVISGETIFHNKNLWLSGTLFIYFFSISGFMFILIRKIPLFVIDRKDSNKVVFFYKGNGMQFGAEGMCVGFLFTLVGLLLVFVTRFVVKINDSMIQRGAMISAMIVSFWAVKEVVRLSHWKSGYAVHAYLPSNWYK; encoded by the coding sequence ATGGCGATTTCAGTTACACCAAAGCACACACTAATTCCACTCATATTACAACTACTAATATTCCTCTCACCACCTTCCGCCACCGCAACCGCTGACGTAACCTCCGACCTCATTTCCCTCCGATCACATTCCTCCTCCGGCATCATCCATTTACACGAACCGATCCTTAACCGAATCATCGAACTCGAGGCTCGATCCTTTTACTTAATCATCTTTTTCGACGCAATTCAGCTCCATAATCAACCTGAATCAAATCTCAAATCAATCAAATCGGAATTCGCTTTAATTTCAAATTCATTCATCATCAACAACAAAAACACCTCATTTGTCATCAAATTATTCTTCTGCGAGATCGAATTTAGTGAATCTGAAAAACTGTTTTTGAAATTCGGTGTAAACGCATTGCCTAACATTCGTATCGTTCCACCTAATGTTCATGATTTAAAATCTGAATCAATTCAGTTTAACGTCGGAGATTATTCCGATTTAGCTGATGCAATGGTCACTTTTATCGAATCGAAAGTTGATTTATCGATTGGTCGAATTCATCGTCCCCCTACTTTATCAAAAACACATTTAGGGTTTATAATTGGGGTAATTTTATTACGGACACCTTTTATGATTAAAAAGGTGATATCTGGTGAAActatttttcataataaaaatctttgGTTGTCAgggactttatttatttatttctttagcATTTCGGGTTTTATGTTTATTTTAATTCGTAAGATACCTTTGTTTGTTATCGATAGAAAGGATTCGAATAAAGTGGTTTTTTTCTATAAAGGGAATGGAATGCAATTTGGGGCCGAGGGTATGTGTGTTGGATTTTTGTTTACACTTGTCGGGTTGTTATTGGTGTTTGTTACACGGTTCGTTGTTAAGATTAATGATTCGATGATTCAAAGGGGAGCGATGATTAGTGCGATGATTGTGTCGTTTTGGGCGGTTAAGGAAGTTGTGCGATTGAGTCATTGGAAGAGTGGTTACGCGGTTCATGCTTACTTACCTTCGAATTGGTACAAGTGA
- the LOC139876451 gene encoding protein translation factor SUI1 homolog 1-like encodes MSEIDLQIPTAFDPFAEANAEDSGAGSTKEYVHIRIQQRNGRKSLTTVQGLKKEFSYNKILKDLKKEFCCNGTVVQDPELGQVIQLQGDQRKNVSTFLVQAGIVKKDRIKIHGF; translated from the exons ATGTCTGAAATCGACCTCCAGATTCCAACTGCCTTCG ATCCATTCGCTGAGGCAAATGCTGAGGACTCGGGTGCTGGGTCAACAAAAGAATACGTTCATATACGTATACAGCAACGTAATGGTAGGAAAAGCCTGACGACTGTTCAAGGTTTGAAAAAAGAGTTCAGCTACAATAAAATACTCAAGGACCTTAAAAAAGAATTTTGCTGTAATGGTACTGTTGTTCAAGATCCAGAACTCGGTCAA GTCATCCAACTTCAAGGTGATCAGAGGAAAAATGTCTCAACATTCCTTGTTCAA GCTGGCATTGTGAAGAAGGATCGCATTAAAATTCATGGTTTTTAA